In a genomic window of Zingiber officinale cultivar Zhangliang chromosome 9B, Zo_v1.1, whole genome shotgun sequence:
- the LOC122024086 gene encoding pentatricopeptide repeat-containing protein At5g62370-like, whose protein sequence is MFVSSRPTRRRRRGRRRPRSRHMLVSKRPRPHTRVLLFHIPCVGRRSRNCSHFSGSAAAYPSFASDSDAPATDELPSASVSVSTSHATHCLSLLHRLLLRGMLSAARSVLNRTVAGLAIPDAESSIQLAASFGISPEYGRILRSLVSSGQFLKAKALFTHSTGGKLPEDPSVLDAMMECLCKLGKLVDSKLLLDHMIKIRSLPSKRTYIALLGLLCAEEKFLEALDLFVLMDGACVFPDLSGYTALIYGLCSKGHFAQARQLFDKMVSRSLRPSAHMCKTLFYGLCKGGNIVEAEHVSIVMESHGLHLDRVMCSTLVSAYCKEGRLESALVIFETMKEHVFSEPDVYSYNTLIHGLLRLGYDVSAWKLYDEMIMTGLKPNAVTYGILISWYCKNQKVDCALRLLETVLGCGLTPNIQCYTALITALCKSNRLVDAEHLFDRMLESGLIPDHLMLVLLSQSFPKSHGFAIISKTLQAMAKTDSSGKFRNSSILFGSSLDEKSLKELELIFDEIVKLNVLPVDVAFNIVISTMSREVRFDAAYCLLDKMVSYGCEPSIFTYNVLLKCLCRENQMENVRLLLALMKSKGAVWNLVTYSVLINAYGKLGDIHSAFDFFNQMIDQGIEPNVIVYDPIIRCLCRMRRFREAELVFGRMIETGVTPDEVAYVNLINGYSKIGKINDARYFFDEMLRCGFCPGSHAYSTLINGLTKKNMFITACKYLDKMLEDGFVPNRVLYTMLINQLFKKGQENFALYLVDLMVRNQIEPDIVTYGSLTNGICRNILRQQRIQPYLAHKLKEGWHMLFRLLSQKNDFLRKTKRFDCCQSAEKKVEYALDIMRALVDNGMMPDLHFYNGILNGLCRAKMIPDAYDLVSLMQKLGVIPNHITYTILMNGHFRSGETDYAILLFNKMSQEAHVLDEFVYNTLIRGLSGAGRITEALSVVKMMQKRGLFPNRKAYNRLAESLSLTSTKLAVKLLEEMLSHGYFPRYSNYNKLLWTLSDNNLFEAHRVFAMMLKRGKKPDRETKRHLVDKCCQSGQFNMAFEIEENMVIYEY, encoded by the coding sequence ATGTTCGTCTCCTCTCGCCCcactcgccgccgccgccgcggcCGCCGCCGTCCCCGCAGCCGCCACATGCTCGTCTCGAAGAGGCCTCGACCACATACGCGCGTCCTCCTCTTCCATATTCCCTGCGTCGGAAGAAGAAGCCGTAACTGTTCTCACTTCTCCGGCAGCGCCGCAGCCTACCCTTCCTTTGCCTCCGACTCCGACGCGCCTGCTACGGACGAGCTCCCTTCCGCATCAGTATCTGTATCCACTTCCCATGCAACTCACTGTCTCTCTCTGCTTCATCGCCTCCTTCTCCGGGGCATGCTCTCCGCTGCTCGCTCCGTCCTCAACCGTACAGTCGCCGGGTTGGCCATCCCAGACGCAGAGTCCTCCATCCAACTCGCTGCCTCCTTCGGAATATCTCCCGAGTACGGCCGAATCCTACGATCCTTGGTTTCCTCTGGCCAGTTCCTGAAGGCCAAGGCTCTTTTCACTCACTCCACAGGCGGCAAACTACCCGAAGATCCCTCCGTGCTCGATGCTATGATGGAATGCTTATGCAAGCTAGGAAAGCTTGTGGATTCCAAGCTTCTGCTGGACCACATGATAAAAATTCGATCTTTGCCGTCGAAGAGGACGTACATTGCCTTGCTGGGATTGCTCTGCGCAGAAGAAAAGTTCCTGGAGGCTCTGGATCTCTTCGTACTTATGGATGGTGCTTGTGTTTTCCCAGACCTATCAGGTTATACGGCATTGATCTACGGGTTGTGCTCAAAGGGGCATTTCGCTCAGGCACGTCAGCTGTTTGATAAAATGGTCAGTAGGAGCTTGAGACCTTCTGCCCACATGTGCAAGACCTTGTTTTACGGACTTTGCAAGGGAGGTAATATTGTTGAGGCCGAACATGTATCCATAGTGATGGAGTCCCATGGTCTCCATTTGGACCGTGTGATGTGTTCCACCCTTGTTTCTGCATACTGCAAGGAGGGAAGACTGGAGTCGGCGCTGGTCATTTTTGAGACAATGAAGGAGCATGTCTTCTCGGAGCCTGATGTATATTCCTACAATACCCTGATACATGGCTTGTTGAGGCTTGGCTATGATGTTTCGGCATGGAAGCTCTATGATGAAATGATAATGACAGGCTTGAAACCTAACGCAGTTACTTATGGTATACTGATCAGTTGGTACTGCAAGAACCAGAAAGTGGATTGTGCTCTGAGGCTTCTTGAAACAGTGCTTGGGTGTGGTTTAACTCCTAATATCCAATGCTACACGGCCTTGATAACGGCTCTTTGCAAGTCAAACAGATTGGTAGATGCTGAGCATTTGTTCGATAGAATGTTGGAGAGTGGTCTCATACCAGATCATTTAATGCTTGTTTTATTATCTCAAAGTTTTCCCAAAAGTCATGGATTTGCAATCATTAGCAAGACTCTGCAGGCTATGGCTAAGACAGATAGTAGTGGAAAATTTAGAAATTCATCCATATTATTTGGTTCTAGCTTAGATGAGAAATCACTTAAAGAACTAGAACTTATATTTGATGAGATTGTGAAACTTAATGTGCTTCCCGTTGATGTAGCTTTTAACATAGTGATAAGCACTATGAGCAGAGAGGTAAGGTTTGATGCTGCTTATTGTTTGTTGGACAAAATGGTTAGTTATGGTTGTGAACCTTCAATTTTCACGTACAATGTTCTTCTAAAATGCCTATGCAGAGAGAACCAGATGGAGAATGTTAGACTGCTCCTAGCTTTAATGAAGAGTAAGGGAGCGGTTTGGAATTTGGTTACATACTCTGTTCTGATAAATGCATATGGGAAGCTTGGGGACATACACTCtgcttttgatttttttaatcagATGATTGACCAAGGTATTGAGCCTAATGTTATTGTCTATGATCCAATAATCAGGTGCCTATGCAGAATGCGAAGATTCAGGGAGGCTGAGCTTGTATTTGGAAGAATGATTGAAACTGGAGTAACACCTGATGAAGTAGCCTATGTTAATCTTATAAATGGTTACTCAAAGATTGGAAAGATTAATGACGCTCGTTATTTTTTTGATGAGATGTTGCGATGTGGTTTTTGTCCAGGCTCACATGCCTACAGCACCCTTATAAAtggattaacaaaaaaaaatatgttcATAACAGCCTGCAAATATCTGGACAAGATGTTGGAAGATGGATTTGTGCCAAATAGGGTTCTCTACACAATGCTAATTAATCAGCTCTTTAAGAAAGGTCAGGAGAACTTTGCCTTATATCTAGTTGACTTGATGGTGAGAAACCAGATTGAACCTGATATAGTGACTTATGGCTCATTAACAAATGGGATTTGCAGAAACATCCTACGTCAACAAAGAATACAGCCTTACTTAGCTCATAAATTAAAAGAAGGTTGGCATATGCTTTTCAGATTGCTATCTCAGAAAAACGATTTCCTAAGGAAAACAAAACGCTTTGATTGCTGCCAATCAGCAGAAAAAAAGGTTGAATATGCATTAGATATAATGCGAGCTCTTGTGGACAATGGGATGATGCCAGATCTTCATTTTTATAATGGTATACTCAATGGACTATGTAGAGCTAAAATGATCCCAGATGCTTATGATTTGGTTTCATTGATGCAGAAACTTGGTGTTATTCCTAACCACATAACTTATACAATTCTAATGAATGGCCACTTTAGATCAGGTGAAACTGATTATGCTATTCTGCTATTTAACAAGATGAGCCAAGAAGCACATGTTCTAGATGAATTTGTTTACAATACATTGATTAGGGGACTTTCTGGGGCTGGGAGAATCACTGAAGCACTTTCTGTTGTAAAAATGATGCAAAAAAGAGGCCTTTTTCCAAACAGGAAAGCTTATAACAGACTAGCTGAATCTCTATCTCTTACTTCCACTAAACTTGCTGTCAAACTGCTAGAGGAGATGCTTTCTCATGGCTATTTTCCACGTTATAGCAATTACAATAAGTTGCTGTGGACTCTCTCTGATAATAACTTGTTCGAGGCTCATAGAGTTTTTGCTATGATGTTGAAAAGAGGAAAAAAACCAGATCGAGAAACAAAGAGACATTTGGTTGACAAGTGTTGTCAGAGTGGGCAATTTAACATGGCTTTTGAGATTGAGGAGAACATGGTCATCTACGAGTATTGA
- the LOC122023097 gene encoding transcription factor MYB114-like — MGSSSCCSKAKAAGLQRGGWSSEEDALLTNYIHLNGECRLRWMNYLRPGIKRGNIGTDEEDLIIRLHRLLGNRWSLIAKRLPGRTVNEIKNYWNSHLSKKLSYRQPEGQEGRGHARGLLSDSRQTLVKAVTCAREEMPWNTSITIERLFNEYSQLLANSGTKTTFYEQVHLHS, encoded by the exons ATGGGGAGTTCCTCATGCTGTTCCAAGGCAAAGGCAGCAGGGCTTCAAAGAGGAGGATGGTCCTCTGAAGAAGACGCATTGCTCACAAACTACATCCACTTGAATGGAGAATGCAGGCTGAGATGGATGAATTACTTGCGGCCCGGGATCAAGCGAGGCAACATCGGAACTGACGAGGAAGACCTCATCATTCGGCTCCACAGGCTGCTGGGCAACAGGTGGTCATTGATAGCGAAGAGGCTCCCTGGTCGGACCGTCAACGAGATCAAGAATTATTGGAACAGTCACCTGAGCAAGAAGCTCTCGTATCGGCAGCCAGAAGGCCAAGAAGGCAGAGGACACGCTCGAGGTCTTCTCTCCGACAGCAGGCAGA CGTTAGTGAAAGCGGTGACTTGCGCGAGGGAGGAGATGCCATGGAATACGAGCATTACGATCGAGAGGCTCTTCAACGAGTACTCGCAGCTGTTGGCCAATTCAGGAACAAAGACAACCTTTTATGAACAAGTTCACTTGCATTCATGA